A stretch of DNA from Trichomycterus rosablanca isolate fTriRos1 chromosome 1, fTriRos1.hap1, whole genome shotgun sequence:
cacacctgcATACATTCTCTCTGCCTTCTCTGAGTATCACCCTCACCTGCTCTCTTACACCAAGTTGCTGCTAATATCCAGGGCTTGCTGGTACACCTGAGTCACATCGTCCAGGTCTCCCAGCAGGGAGAAACTGCTGTTGTCCCCAGGTGAGCCGTGTGGCCCCCGGCCAAATTTCCCTCCGTGCTGGGTCGGAGCTGCCTGCAGACCCTTGAAGTTGGCCAGCTGAAGCAGGTTATCAGCAGACGCACAGCCTCGGATGTTGGGCCTCTGGCTAATCTGGGGCCACTCTGCTCCGCTGAAAGAGGTGTTGGTCAGTACGCTGCTGTCTTCTCCGACGATGCTGGATGGTCGGCTTTGGCTACGCCACAGACCTAAATCACTTGATGGAGTCTCACCAAGAGCAGAAACAGAAGGTGCGGCACTGTAGGTGGAGTACTTCCCATTACGTTTTAAAATGCTCTTCCTGCCTACAGCGCGCTTCGGGGGTGAACTGGCACACAGAGGTGTAATGCTGCTGTTACCAAGCAGGTCAGAGGATTCGCTGCGCTCAGGAGAGGAGTAGTACCCTGATTCCCGTTGCTGCTTGTTCTTCAGGATGCCCTTTTTAGGAAGGACAGACGCCACCTTGAAAACAGTTCCACTTGTGAGCGTGGATTCCTCTTCCTCTTGGCCTGCTGGAGACCCCACTTCCTTTTCCACGTCGCCAGTTCCAGGCATCAGTTCAATGTCCTCTTGGCTGGATGAGTGCTGCTCCTCTAAAGTCCTTGTCTTGAGGATGCCCTTCGGTCTTTTCAGGCCCAGGCTGTCGTCATCGTCACATTGGGGTACGCCTGCATCGTTCTCCTTTTTGCTCTTCTTAGGCCGTTGACGGATGTGCAGGAGCGGCTCAGGCCGGGTGCCTTTGGATACTCGTGGCTCTGTGCGACTCTGCCAGTCGAGGAGGCGAGCCAGCATGGGAGAGCCGGTGTCACGTTGGCTCTCGCAGTCACACACACTGGTCTTCCAGCCCCAGTTTACCCACCAGTGGTTAGCTATGTCCTCCACTGTAGCCCTCCGATCTGGATTTACCATTAGCATCCAGCGAATGAGGCCACGAGCATCTGAAATAGAAGGAGAAAAGGTCAGTAACAGATTTAGAATCTTGATTATTTGACAAAGAATCATGAAAGCTCAAGAAAAGGACTAAAATATGTAATCTCAGGGACTAGTTGCTCATTTACAGGTGCCATTAGAAATATTCACCCACCCCCCAACCCCCAAAGAAAAGGGATTAACACCAATCAACCaatcagttctacaattactgtagtccatctgtttctctacatatctttttaggcTGTTTTCAcactgctcttcaatggtcaggacccctacaggaccactacagagcaggtattatttaggtggtggatcattcccagcactgcagttacaatgacatggtggtggtgtgttagtgtgtgttgtgctggtatgagtggatcagacacagcagcgctgctggagtttttaaataccgtgtccactcactgtctactctattagacactcctacctagttggtccaccttgtatatgtacagtc
This window harbors:
- the nuak1b gene encoding NUAK family SNF1-like kinase 1, with the translated sequence MSCEDMEVGAECSGEKQRAGQLNSASPPAASSVGQLGSGVKKHQHKHNLKHRYELLETLGRGTYGKVKKAIERHSGRVVAIKSIKKEKIKDEQDMVHIRREIEIMSSLRHPHIISIYEVFENKDKIVIVMEYASKGELYDYISERRRLTERETRHFFRQIVSAVHYCHKNGVVHRDLKLENVLLDDNCNIKIADFGLSNLYHKDKLLQTFCGSPLYASPEIVNGRPYRGPEVDSWALGVLLYTLVYGTMPFDGGDHKNLIRQISNGEYKEPTQSSDARGLIRWMLMVNPDRRATVEDIANHWWVNWGWKTSVCDCESQRDTGSPMLARLLDWQSRTEPRVSKGTRPEPLLHIRQRPKKSKKENDAGVPQCDDDDSLGLKRPKGILKTRTLEEQHSSSQEDIELMPGTGDVEKEVGSPAGQEEEESTLTSGTVFKVASVLPKKGILKNKQQRESGYYSSPERSESSDLLGNSSITPLCASSPPKRAVGRKSILKRNGKYSTYSAAPSVSALGETPSSDLGLWRSQSRPSSIVGEDSSVLTNTSFSGAEWPQISQRPNIRGCASADNLLQLANFKGLQAAPTQHGGKFGRGPHGSPGDNSSFSLLGDLDDVTQVYQQALDISSNLV